The Candidatus Tectomicrobia bacterium genome window below encodes:
- a CDS encoding hydantoinase B/oxoprolinase family protein: protein MARKGLDAITLEVLWSRLIAIAEEAATEVVRTAFSTTIRESKNFALVLLDPRGHSIAQASSTMPSFVGAIPLTARHLLKAFPLDAWAPEDLVLANDPWITTGHLQDVSSLSPIFYKKNLIAFAGITTHVTDMGGKLRSPEVREIYEEGLQLPPCKFLNAGKVNPDILRIIRQNVRVPDQVEGDLISHVSASKLAARRVQEMMDEYRLRDLDQAASTIYQRSENAMREAIKKVPDGEYRFQVSTDGYDEPLVIRVEVRVRGSSILVDYTGSSPQVDRGLNATLNYVYAYSAYSLKCLFCPSVPNNEGNYRPVTVSAPEGSILNPRYPAPVNGRSMVGHFIPSAIFGALCKAVPDLVQAASGSPTWAINAAGIAKDNRRFAGNFFLNGGQGASKDHDGRACLCFPSNTSATPIEVLEHMVPLLVERKAVIRDSGGAGEFTGGDGQQVIVKSLSDSPILLTFLSERTRHPAYGLFGGRNGRVGKVTLNGRPINPKRQWVMHPGDRLVLEVPSGGGYGDPKQRRPEFIERDLREGLLSLQKARAEYNYDGDFSISSL, encoded by the coding sequence ATGGCCCGCAAGGGACTCGACGCCATCACGCTGGAAGTCCTGTGGAGCCGCCTCATCGCCATCGCGGAAGAAGCGGCCACCGAGGTGGTGCGCACCGCCTTCTCGACCACCATCCGCGAGTCAAAGAACTTCGCCCTCGTGCTTCTCGACCCGCGCGGGCACTCCATCGCGCAGGCGAGTTCCACCATGCCGAGCTTCGTCGGGGCCATCCCGCTGACGGCCCGGCACCTGCTCAAGGCGTTCCCGCTGGACGCCTGGGCGCCGGAAGACCTCGTCCTCGCCAACGACCCCTGGATCACGACCGGGCATCTCCAGGACGTGAGCTCCCTGAGCCCGATCTTCTACAAGAAGAACCTCATCGCTTTCGCGGGGATCACCACCCACGTCACCGACATGGGCGGCAAGCTCCGCTCGCCCGAGGTGCGCGAGATCTACGAGGAGGGGCTCCAGCTCCCGCCGTGCAAGTTCCTGAACGCGGGCAAGGTGAACCCGGACATCCTGCGCATCATCCGCCAGAACGTCCGGGTCCCGGACCAGGTCGAGGGCGACCTCATCTCCCACGTCTCGGCGAGCAAGCTGGCGGCGCGGCGGGTGCAGGAGATGATGGACGAGTACCGTCTGCGCGACCTCGACCAGGCCGCCTCGACGATCTACCAGCGCTCCGAGAACGCGATGCGCGAGGCCATCAAGAAGGTGCCGGACGGGGAATACCGCTTCCAGGTGAGCACGGACGGCTACGACGAGCCCCTCGTCATCCGCGTCGAGGTGCGGGTGCGCGGGAGCAGCATCCTGGTGGATTACACGGGCTCCTCGCCCCAGGTGGACCGTGGGCTCAACGCGACGCTGAATTACGTTTACGCCTACTCGGCGTATTCCCTGAAGTGCCTCTTCTGCCCCTCCGTGCCGAACAACGAGGGCAACTACCGTCCCGTCACCGTCTCGGCCCCCGAGGGCAGCATCCTGAACCCGCGCTACCCGGCCCCGGTGAACGGGCGCTCGATGGTGGGCCACTTCATCCCGTCGGCCATCTTCGGCGCCTTGTGCAAGGCCGTGCCCGACCTCGTCCAGGCGGCGAGCGGGAGCCCCACCTGGGCCATCAACGCCGCGGGCATCGCCAAGGACAACCGCCGCTTCGCCGGCAACTTCTTCCTGAACGGCGGCCAGGGCGCCTCCAAGGACCACGACGGCCGGGCCTGCCTGTGCTTCCCCTCGAACACCTCGGCGACCCCCATCGAGGTCCTCGAGCACATGGTGCCGCTCCTCGTCGAGCGCAAGGCCGTCATCCGCGACAGCGGCGGCGCCGGGGAGTTCACCGGGGGGGACGGCCAGCAGGTCATCGTGAAGTCGCTCTCGGACAGCCCAATCCTCCTTACCTTCCTGAGCGAGCGCACCCGGCACCCCGCCTACGGCCTCTTCGGGGGGCGCAACGGGCGCGTGGGGAAGGTCACCCTGAACGGCCGGCCCATCAACCCCAAGCGCCAGTGGGTGATGCACCCGGGCGACCGCCTCGTGCTCGAGGTGCCGAGCGGCGGCGGCTACGGGGATCCCAAGCAGCGGCGGCCCGAGTTCATCGAACGCGACCTGCGCGAGGGGCTTCTCTCCCTCCAGAAGGCCCGCGCCGAATACAACTACGACGGCGACTTCAGCATCTCCAGCCTCTAG
- a CDS encoding hydantoinase/oxoprolinase family protein, producing MAQQRDAASANSGRRLVAAIDIGGTFTDIVIYNPSSGKAAVGKYLTTPNDPSIGALAGLRTLLEEENLRFRNLTQAVHATTLAANAIVERKGAPTGLLTTKGFQDILQVGRESRYDIYDLVPEFPEPLVGGTMRRELTERIAATGDTLQPLSMQEVKVTIQELVDRGAKSIAVCLLHSYVNPEHEEAVGEVIAESFPDISYSLSSKVCPEIREYERTSTTVANAYIQPIVSRYLEDLETNLENVALYIMLSNGGISTAKSAAETPIRMFESGPAAGALSAACFGKLSGFNNVVAFDMGGTTAKTCVIENGHPHISTEFEIARVKRFKKGSGLPIQVSCVDLIEVGAGGGSIARIDSMGLLKVGPDSQGASPGPACYGLGGTEPTVTDADLILGYIDPAYFLGGEMEIFPEAASEAIRKKIAEPLKIEEVQAAWGVHELVNETMAAAARIQLSERGKDPRNFTLIATGGAGPVHAFRLARKVGLRRIVCLPAAGLASALGLLVVPIKVDTVDSHVSPLDQVDLNKINALLADREKKCVALLKAAGVREREIRIERMADVSFLGQGFPLTIPIPTGKLGPQHIQVIDKTFRELYSSTHGGVIGAVPLQVMNWRIFGLGPDPKANFKFSNLSERGSRNVLKGTRRIYLPENKGYRKVNVYDRYLLKPGQKFKGPALVEERVTTTVVGSRSTFYVDKTQNLIIEL from the coding sequence ATGGCCCAACAACGAGACGCCGCGTCCGCAAACTCTGGGCGGAGATTGGTCGCCGCTATCGATATCGGGGGAACCTTCACCGATATCGTTATCTACAATCCCTCCTCGGGCAAAGCCGCGGTCGGAAAATACCTCACCACCCCGAACGACCCCTCCATCGGGGCTCTGGCCGGGCTGCGCACCCTGCTGGAGGAGGAGAATCTCCGCTTCCGCAACCTCACCCAGGCCGTTCACGCCACCACCCTGGCGGCCAACGCCATCGTCGAGCGCAAGGGGGCCCCCACCGGCCTCCTGACCACCAAGGGCTTCCAGGACATCCTCCAGGTGGGCCGCGAGTCGCGCTACGACATCTACGACCTCGTGCCCGAGTTCCCCGAGCCCCTGGTGGGCGGCACCATGCGCCGCGAACTCACCGAGCGCATCGCGGCCACGGGCGACACCCTCCAGCCCCTCAGCATGCAGGAGGTGAAGGTCACCATCCAGGAGCTGGTGGACAGGGGCGCCAAGTCTATCGCCGTCTGCCTCCTCCACTCCTACGTGAACCCCGAGCACGAGGAGGCCGTGGGGGAGGTCATCGCGGAGTCGTTCCCCGACATCAGCTACAGCCTCTCCTCGAAGGTCTGTCCCGAGATCCGGGAGTATGAGCGCACCTCCACCACGGTGGCGAACGCCTACATCCAGCCCATCGTCTCGCGCTATCTCGAGGACCTCGAGACCAACCTGGAGAACGTCGCCCTCTACATCATGCTCTCGAACGGGGGCATCTCGACGGCCAAGTCGGCCGCCGAGACACCCATCCGCATGTTCGAGTCCGGCCCCGCGGCGGGCGCCCTCTCGGCCGCCTGTTTCGGCAAGCTGTCGGGGTTCAACAACGTCGTCGCCTTCGACATGGGCGGCACCACGGCCAAGACCTGCGTCATCGAGAACGGCCACCCCCACATCTCCACCGAGTTCGAGATCGCCCGCGTCAAGCGCTTCAAGAAGGGGAGCGGCCTTCCCATCCAGGTGTCCTGCGTGGACCTGATCGAGGTGGGGGCGGGAGGGGGCAGCATCGCTCGGATCGACTCGATGGGGCTGCTGAAGGTGGGGCCCGATAGCCAGGGCGCCTCGCCCGGACCCGCCTGCTACGGCCTGGGCGGAACCGAACCCACCGTGACGGACGCGGACCTCATCCTCGGCTACATCGACCCCGCCTATTTCCTGGGCGGGGAAATGGAAATCTTCCCGGAGGCGGCCTCCGAGGCCATCCGGAAGAAGATCGCCGAGCCCCTCAAGATCGAGGAGGTCCAGGCGGCGTGGGGCGTCCACGAGCTCGTCAACGAGACCATGGCCGCCGCCGCGCGCATCCAGCTCTCCGAGCGCGGGAAGGACCCCCGCAACTTCACCCTCATCGCCACCGGCGGGGCGGGCCCGGTGCACGCCTTCCGCCTGGCGCGCAAGGTGGGCCTGCGGCGCATCGTCTGCCTGCCGGCGGCCGGCCTCGCTTCCGCCCTGGGCCTCCTGGTGGTCCCGATCAAGGTGGACACGGTGGACAGCCACGTCTCTCCCCTGGACCAGGTGGACCTGAACAAGATCAACGCCCTCCTGGCCGACCGCGAGAAGAAGTGCGTCGCCCTGCTCAAGGCGGCGGGGGTGCGGGAACGGGAGATCCGCATCGAGCGGATGGCCGACGTCAGCTTCCTGGGCCAGGGTTTCCCGCTGACCATCCCCATCCCCACCGGCAAGCTGGGGCCCCAGCACATCCAGGTGATCGACAAGACCTTCCGCGAGCTCTACTCCTCCACGCACGGGGGCGTGATCGGCGCCGTGCCTCTCCAGGTGATGAACTGGCGGATCTTCGGCCTGGGCCCCGATCCGAAGGCCAACTTCAAGTTCTCGAACCTCTCGGAGCGCGGCTCGCGCAACGTCCTCAAGGGCACGCGGCGGATCTACCTCCCCGAGAACAAGGGCTACCGGAAGGTCAACGTATACGACCGCTATCTCCTGAAGCCGGGCCAGAAGTTCAAGGGGCCCGCCCTGGTGGAGGAGCGGGTGACGACGACGGTGGTGGGCTCGCGGTCCACCTTCTACGTGGACAAGACGCAGAACCTCATCATCGAGCTGTAG
- the hflC gene encoding protease modulator HflC, translating to MPLPRWLVAALVVLVAAVIGANMVFFTVREDQQVVVTRFGKPVRVVRDAGLNYRVPFVEQLTYFDRRLLEYDSSTTEIITQDKKVLLVDNFSRWRIVDPLQFLRTVRDEVGAQARLDDIIYSELRRELGRKDLIETVAQERAHLMELVTSESDRKARDYGIQIVDVRLKRADLPSENLKAIYGRMQAERQRIATQYRSEGREEAQKIRAETDRERDILLADAYEKEQRLRGEGDARSIETTAKAFGQDPEFYAFLKSLEVYQKSFKDKTTILLPSDSNLLRFLQDGKRDGRPGGRAK from the coding sequence ATGCCCCTTCCCAGGTGGCTGGTCGCGGCCCTCGTCGTGCTGGTCGCCGCCGTCATCGGCGCGAACATGGTGTTCTTCACCGTCCGGGAGGACCAGCAGGTGGTGGTTACCCGCTTCGGCAAGCCCGTGCGGGTGGTCCGCGACGCCGGCCTCAACTACCGCGTGCCCTTCGTCGAGCAGCTCACGTATTTCGACCGGCGCCTGCTCGAGTACGACTCCAGCACCACGGAGATCATCACCCAGGACAAGAAGGTCCTCCTGGTGGACAACTTCTCCCGCTGGCGCATCGTCGACCCTCTCCAGTTCCTCCGCACGGTGCGGGACGAGGTGGGAGCCCAGGCGCGGCTGGACGACATCATCTACAGCGAGCTGCGCCGGGAGCTGGGGCGGAAGGACCTGATCGAGACCGTGGCCCAGGAGCGCGCCCACCTGATGGAGTTGGTGACCTCGGAGAGCGACCGCAAGGCGCGGGACTACGGCATTCAGATTGTGGACGTGCGCCTCAAGCGGGCCGACCTGCCCTCCGAGAACCTCAAGGCCATCTACGGCCGGATGCAGGCCGAGCGCCAGCGCATCGCCACCCAGTACCGCTCCGAGGGGCGGGAGGAGGCCCAGAAGATCCGGGCCGAGACGGACCGCGAGCGCGACATCCTCCTGGCCGACGCCTACGAGAAGGAGCAGAGGCTGCGGGGCGAGGGGGACGCGCGCAGCATCGAAACCACCGCCAAGGCCTTCGGCCAGGATCCCGAATTCTACGCCTTCCTGAAGAGCCTGGAGGTGTACCAGAAGTCCTTCAAGGACAAGACCACCATCCTTCTCCCCTCGGACAGCAACCTCCTGCGGTTCCTCCAGGACGGGAAGCGGGACGGCCGGCCGGGCGGCCGGGCCAAGTAG
- the hflK gene encoding FtsH protease activity modulator HflK — MPMDWDEFKARRQSGGGLPPQIRMPQFQIPSFRNIRLPWALLAAGVAALWLLSGIFTVGPDEQGVVLRFGRIERVVSPGLNYHFPFPFETVYKPKVTEVKRIEIGFRTIDPGPPARYQDHPEESRMLTGDENMLDVNVIIQFRIKDPLEYLFKVRNPDRTVRLAAEAALRQVVGNKPIDEALTTGKGAIQQETMETLQAILNRYQSGLTVVAVQLQDVNPPKDVSEAFRDVASAREDKNRLINEAQGYRNKVIPEARGRVAEIVERATAYRETKIRQARGDAGRFLATLEEYKKAPDITRTRLHLEMLQEVMPSVDKVILEKQGSGVLPILPLRDGAKEMKP; from the coding sequence ATGCCCATGGATTGGGATGAGTTCAAGGCCCGCCGCCAGAGCGGAGGCGGCCTTCCTCCCCAGATTCGAATGCCCCAGTTCCAGATCCCCAGTTTCCGGAATATCCGCCTCCCGTGGGCGCTTCTGGCGGCGGGGGTGGCCGCCCTCTGGCTGCTTTCGGGAATCTTCACCGTCGGCCCGGACGAGCAGGGGGTCGTCCTTCGCTTCGGGCGCATCGAGCGGGTGGTCAGCCCGGGGCTGAACTACCACTTCCCCTTCCCGTTCGAAACCGTCTACAAGCCCAAGGTCACAGAGGTGAAGCGCATCGAGATCGGCTTCCGGACGATCGATCCGGGGCCGCCGGCGCGGTATCAAGATCACCCCGAAGAGTCGCGCATGCTCACGGGCGACGAGAACATGCTCGACGTGAACGTCATCATCCAGTTCCGCATCAAGGACCCGCTGGAGTACCTCTTCAAGGTGCGGAACCCCGACCGGACGGTGCGCCTCGCGGCCGAGGCGGCCCTCCGCCAGGTGGTCGGCAACAAGCCCATCGACGAGGCGCTGACGACGGGCAAGGGAGCCATCCAGCAGGAGACGATGGAAACCCTGCAGGCCATCCTGAACCGCTACCAGAGCGGCCTGACGGTCGTGGCCGTCCAGCTCCAGGATGTGAATCCGCCCAAGGACGTGAGCGAGGCCTTCCGGGACGTGGCGAGCGCCCGGGAGGACAAGAACCGCCTCATCAACGAGGCCCAGGGTTACCGCAACAAGGTGATCCCCGAGGCGCGCGGGCGGGTGGCGGAGATCGTCGAGCGCGCCACCGCCTACCGGGAGACCAAGATCCGCCAGGCGCGCGGCGACGCCGGCCGCTTCCTCGCCACCCTGGAGGAATATAAGAAGGCCCCGGACATCACGCGCACCCGCCTCCACCTGGAGATGCTCCAGGAGGTCATGCCCTCGGTGGACAAGGTGATCCTCGAGAAACAGGGCTCGGGCGTGCTTCCCATCCTCCCCCTGCGGGACGGGGCGAAGGAGATGAAGCCGTGA
- a CDS encoding nucleoside hydrolase, whose amino-acid sequence MKKIPVVIDCDPGVDDALALALALASPELEVLAITAVRGNVPAGAAFRNARRLVGWLGGHLPAARALPPVHPGGSRPLGKGRVDWKASAAIHGPEGLGRLFSGARRPPRPAGRPGEGAEEALLAHARAWGRRLTVVALGPLTNLARVHRRDPSALPGVGRIVLMGGAARMPGNVTPAAEFNVHCDPEAAEAVFASGARVTMVGLDVTRRAFLPSRMLAGGGSFRRALRDLTGIYAGFSLRRRGRDGVTLHDPLALAAAIRPGLLGCERLPVRVECGRGPARGMTVVDLRPEAPRGNVEVALDVDERGFLRFFLERLRSYHGWA is encoded by the coding sequence ATGAAAAAGATTCCAGTGGTGATCGATTGCGATCCAGGGGTGGACGACGCCCTCGCGCTGGCCCTGGCGCTGGCCTCGCCCGAACTGGAGGTCTTGGCGATTACCGCCGTTCGCGGCAACGTCCCCGCCGGGGCCGCCTTCCGCAACGCCCGCCGGCTGGTGGGCTGGCTCGGGGGCCATCTTCCCGCCGCCCGGGCGCTTCCGCCCGTCCATCCCGGCGGGAGCCGGCCCCTCGGCAAGGGGAGAGTGGACTGGAAAGCCTCCGCCGCCATCCACGGCCCGGAGGGCCTGGGGAGGCTCTTCTCCGGCGCCCGCCGGCCGCCCCGGCCGGCGGGGCGGCCGGGCGAGGGGGCGGAGGAGGCCCTCCTCGCCCACGCCCGGGCATGGGGCCGCCGCCTCACCGTCGTGGCGCTGGGCCCGCTGACCAACCTCGCGCGGGTCCACCGGCGGGACCCCTCCGCCCTTCCCGGGGTGGGCCGCATCGTGCTCATGGGCGGCGCCGCCCGGATGCCCGGCAACGTGACGCCCGCCGCCGAGTTCAACGTCCACTGCGATCCCGAGGCGGCCGAGGCCGTCTTCGCCTCGGGCGCCCGGGTCACCATGGTTGGCCTCGACGTGACGCGGCGCGCCTTTCTGCCCTCCCGGATGCTCGCAGGAGGCGGCTCCTTCCGGAGGGCGCTGCGCGACCTCACCGGGATTTACGCGGGCTTCTCCCTGCGCCGGCGCGGGCGGGACGGCGTCACCCTGCACGATCCGCTGGCGCTGGCGGCGGCCATCCGGCCCGGCCTCCTCGGTTGCGAGCGCCTGCCGGTGAGGGTGGAGTGCGGCCGGGGGCCCGCGCGCGGCATGACGGTGGTGGACCTGAGGCCCGAGGCGCCCCGCGGGAACGTGGAGGTGGCCCTCGACGTGGACGAGCGGGGCTTCCTGCGTTTCTTCCTGGAAAGGCTGAGGTCCTACCATGGCTGGGCCTGA
- a CDS encoding ribokinase: MAGPESRPGVLVVGSANFDIVVRVPRLPRPGETVLGGPRREFRGGKGANQALAAARAAGGAHRVRLVCFTGEDAAGASYRKFLAAEGIERGGLLRARGPTGTALILVDGEGKNQIAVSPGANALLTPGRLGARRDLLDWGAAVLAQLEVPLSVVREAFRRGRRRGAVTILNPAPAPSSFPAGLLALTDVLAPNEAEAARLLGRKPAPRPRELPGLARDLLSLGPRAVVITAGARGAFFLGGDEGGWAEPPPGIRAVDTTGAGDAFCGALALALAEGAGLAGAVRLAVAASSLSVRREGAQEGLPGRREILRARRRVRTRRLGARN, encoded by the coding sequence ATGGCTGGGCCTGAGAGCCGCCCCGGCGTCCTCGTGGTGGGGAGCGCCAACTTCGACATCGTGGTCCGCGTCCCCCGCCTCCCGCGGCCGGGCGAGACGGTGCTCGGGGGCCCGCGCCGGGAGTTCCGGGGAGGGAAGGGCGCCAACCAGGCTTTGGCCGCCGCGCGCGCCGCGGGGGGCGCACACCGCGTGAGGCTGGTTTGCTTCACCGGAGAGGATGCGGCCGGGGCGTCTTATCGCAAGTTCTTGGCCGCCGAGGGGATCGAGCGCGGGGGCCTCCTGCGCGCGAGAGGTCCCACCGGCACCGCCCTCATCCTGGTGGACGGCGAGGGAAAGAACCAGATCGCCGTCTCGCCCGGCGCCAACGCCCTCCTCACGCCGGGGAGGCTGGGCGCGCGGCGCGATCTTCTGGACTGGGGCGCGGCTGTCCTTGCGCAGCTCGAGGTGCCGCTCTCCGTCGTGCGCGAGGCCTTCCGGCGGGGGAGGCGCCGGGGGGCCGTCACCATCCTGAATCCCGCCCCCGCGCCCTCCTCCTTTCCCGCCGGGCTGCTGGCCCTGACCGACGTTCTCGCGCCCAACGAGGCCGAGGCGGCCCGTCTCCTGGGCCGGAAGCCGGCCCCCCGTCCCCGAGAGCTTCCGGGCCTCGCCCGGGATCTCCTCTCGCTGGGGCCGCGGGCGGTGGTGATCACGGCGGGAGCGCGCGGCGCGTTTTTCCTGGGCGGGGATGAGGGAGGATGGGCGGAGCCGCCGCCGGGCATCCGGGCGGTGGATACGACGGGGGCGGGGGACGCGTTTTGCGGGGCGCTGGCGCTCGCCCTGGCCGAGGGAGCGGGACTGGCGGGGGCGGTCCGGCTCGCCGTGGCGGCCTCCTCCCTGTCGGTGCGGAGGGAGGGCGCCCAGGAGGGGCTTCCCGGGCGGCGGGAGATCCTCCGCGCCCGGCGCCGCGTGCGGACACGGCGCCTCGGCGCCCGGAACTAG